The Sphingobacteriales bacterium nucleotide sequence TTCAGATAGGAAAAGATACGATGATATACACACAATCTTACAATAAGCAAAACAAATCTGGATATAAGTTTACCATGGAAAGATTAAAAGATTATAACATAACTTATAGAATAGATGCTGATAATATTGCTTGGGATTCTTTAAAAAATAAATGGAAATTACAAACTTATACCATAAGACAACTGCAAGCAAAAGATGATATATTAATCAAAGGTGCTGACACATTGATGCGACTTCCTATTGTGCCTAATGATTATGATATTCAAGTGTATGAAATGGAAAAAATGACGACACCCAAGTTAAAACATTTTATACATGACCAAGTAATAAAAGGTGCAGAAAATGTGAAGTTTTATCAATTAGAATTACACCGAAGAACTGCAATTCCGTTTAGTGTTATTATCTTAACAATTATTGCTGTAGCACTTACAACTCACAAAGTAAGAAATGGAATGGGCATTTATTTGGTGCTTGGCTTGCTGATTAGTGGTGCGTTTATTATTGTTCAGCAGTTTTCGAGTGTGTTTGCAATAAAAGGAAATTTAGATCCACTTATTGGTGCCTGGATTCCAAATATTGTTTTTAGTGTTTTGGCTGTTTTTCTAATTATTAGAGCACCTAAGTAGTTTCCAAATTATCAATTTGCTTTGCCAATTCTTCTACTTGAAATGCATCTTTCACATCGTAGTTGCCTATCTTTTCTCTTCTTAATGAAAATAAATATGCTACATTTTGTAATTTTTTTCCAAAATCGTGTGCAATAGTTCTAATATAAGTTCCTTTGCTGCATTCTATCTTAAAATATACATATGGCAAATCTATTTGGGTAATTTCAAATTGATAGATATGTACCAATCTTGGTCTTACTTCAACATCAATATTTGCTCTTGCTAGTGAATATGCTCGTTTACCATCAATTTTTACTGCAGAATGTTTGGGTGGATATTGTAATTGTTCTCCAACAAATGTTTGAGCACAATCTAATACTTGTTGTTCTGTAATGTGTGCAATACTTTGCTGATTGATGGCTGGCTTTTCTGTATCGTAGCTTTCTGTTTCTGCGCCTAAAAAAATACAACCAGAATAGGTTTTGTTTTGCTGTTGTATTTCATCAATAGTTTTTGTTTTTTTTCCTGTACAAATTACTAATAATCCAGTTGCTCTTGGATCTAATGTGCCTGCATGCCCAATTTTGATATTTCCAAATTTTCTTTTAAGTGGATATTTTAGTTTGTTTACAACATCAAAAGATGTCCAATCTAGTGGTTTGTCTATCAGCAGTGTTTCTCCATCAACAAAATTATACATAAAAAGAATTGCAAAGATACTTACAATTTTTTATAGCATTAGATATTTTATTATCTTTGAAACATGACAAAAAGAATAATTTATACAGAAAATGCTCCTGAGCCAATTGGTCCATATTCACAAGCTGTATTAATAGATAATACATTGTATGTTTCTGGTCAGGTTGCTATTGATCCATTTATTGGTGATGTGGTTAGAAATGGTGTGGAAGGCGAAACTGAACAAGTAATGCAAAATTTAAAAAGCATATTGTCTGCTGCAGAAATGAATTTTAGTAATGTTGTTAAATGTTCTATTTTCTTAAAAGACATGCAAGATTTTCCGAAAGTAAATGCTGTTTATGGCAAATATTTTTCAGAAAATCCGCCTGCCCGCGAAACTGTTGAAGTAAGTTGCTTACCAAAAAATGTTTTGGTAGAAATTTCTTGTATTGCTGTGAAATAGTTTATTACAATCTTAAGTCTGCTACTGAAAAATCTGGATTTTGCTCATCTCTGATGTATTTTACATCATCATAAAATTCTACTGTGCCTGTTTCTATATCGTACATTGCACCAACAACACCAATTTCTCCATTTTCTACCATTTTTTCAAGTATAAAACTTCTTTCGATAATATTTTTCACATTACGTTTTACGTTTAACTTTGATACGTTTTCTACAAAAGTTACGTTGCTTGAGTCTCTTTGTGTTGTAGTTGTTTTTTCTGCATAAACTGCTGGCTGTAGTTTTGATAATAACTCAGTTAGATTGCCCATTTCTACATTATCGCACGCACCTTTTACTGCACCACATTTTGTATGTCCTAAAACAACAATTAGCTTTGAACCAGCTACTTTGCATGCAAACTCCATGCTACCTAAAATATCTGTGTTTACGATATTTCCTGCTATACGTACAGAAAAAACATCACCTAAGCCTTGGTCAAAAATCAATTCAGCAGATGTTCTACTATCAATGCAGCTTAGTATAATGGCAAATGGCCACTGCCCATCTTGTGTTGCATTTACTTGTTCAAGTAAATCTCTGTTTGCCTTTAGGTTATTTACAAATCTTACATTGCCTTTTTGTAATATTTCTAAGGCATTTCTTGGTGTTATTTTCTTTTGTAAATCTGCGTTTTGTGTTATTGTTTTCATATATCTTAATTTAAAATCATTTAATAAATTTTCGCTTTCTATTGATACTGCTCCATCTTCTTCAATGTTGTACACTTCTTTAAAGTTGACAAGCGCAACTGCAATGTTTTTATTTTTTGCTTGATAATCTCTAAATTCTTTTATTAATTCTAATACATCAAAATCTATATAGGTTGATGCTGATGCATCTATAATTACTTTACTATTTTCTGGCAAATGAGCTAAGGTTTGTTTTATACTTGCTTTGTTTAGGAATGATACTTCTTCTGCCAATTTTATTTTAATGATATCACCCATTTGGTGTTTTTCATTATGAAAATAATAAGCATGTTTCATATTTCCTTTTAAAATTGCTAAAACACTTACTACAATACCAATACCTACACCTTGCAATAAATCTTGTGTAAATACTGTTGCAACTACTGTAATAATAAATGGCCACCATTGGTATTTTCCATTTGCATACATTTCTTTGAAAATTGAAATTTTTGCCAACTTATATCCAGTTATTAATAATATAGATGCTAATGCTGCTAATGGTATTTTATTGATAACACTTGGTATTGCTATTACACTTAATAATAATAATAAGCCATGAAATATTGTTGAAACTTTGGTTTTACCACCAGAATTTACGTTTGCAGAACTTCTAACAATTACACTTGTTATTGGCAAACCACCAATTAATCCTGAAACGATATTACCTATACCTTGAGCTTTTAATTCTCTATTGGTATTTGTTATTCTTTTTTGTGGATCTAATTTATCTATTGCTTCTATACTCAAAAGCGTTTCTAATGATGCAATGATAGCGATTGTGATACCTGTTATCCAAACGTCTTTGTTGGTTATTTGTGTAAAATCTGGAGTTGTAAAAAACCCAATAAAATCAGAAAAACTATTGGGTACTGGA carries:
- a CDS encoding LptF/LptG family permease gives rise to the protein MKVLDKYIIKQFLITFFFAIFLLSLIAIIIDITEKIDNFLTNKAPFSAIVFDYYLNFIPWITLLISPLFVFISVIFFTSRLTMNTEIIVMLNGGMSFYRLLMPYLFTSILLAFSISYYNHYILPKQNVTRIAFEESYASKKENQVFQINYHFQIGKDTMIYTQSYNKQNKSGYKFTMERLKDYNITYRIDADNIAWDSLKNKWKLQTYTIRQLQAKDDILIKGADTLMRLPIVPNDYDIQVYEMEKMTTPKLKHFIHDQVIKGAENVKFYQLELHRRTAIPFSVIILTIIAVALTTHKVRNGMGIYLVLGLLISGAFIIVQQFSSVFAIKGNLDPLIGAWIPNIVFSVLAVFLIIRAPK
- the truB gene encoding tRNA pseudouridine(55) synthase TruB yields the protein MYNFVDGETLLIDKPLDWTSFDVVNKLKYPLKRKFGNIKIGHAGTLDPRATGLLVICTGKKTKTIDEIQQQNKTYSGCIFLGAETESYDTEKPAINQQSIAHITEQQVLDCAQTFVGEQLQYPPKHSAVKIDGKRAYSLARANIDVEVRPRLVHIYQFEITQIDLPYVYFKIECSKGTYIRTIAHDFGKKLQNVAYLFSLRREKIGNYDVKDAFQVEELAKQIDNLETT
- a CDS encoding RidA family protein — encoded protein: MTKRIIYTENAPEPIGPYSQAVLIDNTLYVSGQVAIDPFIGDVVRNGVEGETEQVMQNLKSILSAAEMNFSNVVKCSIFLKDMQDFPKVNAVYGKYFSENPPARETVEVSCLPKNVLVEISCIAVK
- a CDS encoding bifunctional SulP family inorganic anion transporter/carbonic anhydrase is translated as MEKGKLYLKENLSAGVVVFLVALPLCLGIALASGAPFFSGMIAGIVGGIVIGALSNSALSVSGPAAGLAALVLASISSLGSFETFLLAVVIAGTIQAILGIIKAGSISNYFPNGVIKGMLTAIGIIIILKQIPHALGYDEDYEGDLSFIQLNGENSFTSIINSIEHVHLGAIIITIVSLLILVFWDKPAIKKRVGFIPAGLVAVIVSVVLNQIFIAGNLSLAVLGNHLVNIPVPNSFSDFIGFFTTPDFTQITNKDVWITGITIAIIASLETLLSIEAIDKLDPQKRITNTNRELKAQGIGNIVSGLIGGLPITSVIVRSSANVNSGGKTKVSTIFHGLLLLLSVIAIPSVINKIPLAALASILLITGYKLAKISIFKEMYANGKYQWWPFIITVVATVFTQDLLQGVGIGIVVSVLAILKGNMKHAYYFHNEKHQMGDIIKIKLAEEVSFLNKASIKQTLAHLPENSKVIIDASASTYIDFDVLELIKEFRDYQAKNKNIAVALVNFKEVYNIEEDGAVSIESENLLNDFKLRYMKTITQNADLQKKITPRNALEILQKGNVRFVNNLKANRDLLEQVNATQDGQWPFAIILSCIDSRTSAELIFDQGLGDVFSVRIAGNIVNTDILGSMEFACKVAGSKLIVVLGHTKCGAVKGACDNVEMGNLTELLSKLQPAVYAEKTTTTQRDSSNVTFVENVSKLNVKRNVKNIIERSFILEKMVENGEIGVVGAMYDIETGTVEFYDDVKYIRDEQNPDFSVADLRL